Proteins from a genomic interval of Cuculus canorus isolate bCucCan1 chromosome 19, bCucCan1.pri, whole genome shotgun sequence:
- the SWI5 gene encoding DNA repair protein SWI5 homolog: MAAPRPGHVSAAAHSAPPGARRARTNRARCRPAHGGAEPLFHTGRLTPSTVGPYQREDYNSQRVLRRLHGTPGDGKTTRGRLQLSPYPAEEREHFRSRRASRPAPVRREASALAERAPPIAGRSPACRPPATPRRASGSCQPGGAARFKCPVPSPRSCQLDGAHEEALRCEIEDLKQKDHALDQEISQLLSEGYSLEELEKHISLLHEYNDIKDAGQMLLGKLAVIRGVTTKQLYPEYDLELSD; encoded by the exons ATGgccgccccgcgccccggcCACGTCAGCGCCGCCGCGCACAGCGCCCCGCCCGGCGCCCGCAGGGCCCGCACCAACCGGGCCCGCTGCCGGCCTGCACACGGCGGGGCAGAGCCTCT CTTCCACACGGGACGTTTGACCCCTAGCACTGTCGGGCCCTACCAGAGAgaggactacaactcccagcgtGTCTTGCGCCGTCTACACGGCACTCCTGGCGATGGGAAGACTACAA GAGGGAGACTACAACTCTCGCCGTACCCCGCGGAGGAGAGAGAGCACTTCCGCTCCCGGCGTGCCTCGCGGCCTGCGCCGGTGCGGCGGGAGGCGTCAGCCCTGGCCGAGCGGGCCCCGCCGATCGCGGGCCGCAGCCCTGCCTGCCGCCCGCCCGCCACGCCTAGGAG GGCCTCCGGTAGCTGCCAGCCGGGCGGCGCGGCCCGCTTCAAGTGCCCG GTCCCATCTCCGAGGTCCTGCCAGCTGGATGGAGCCCATGAAGAAGCCTTGCGGTGTGAAATTGAAGACCTGAAACAGAAAGACCATGCTCTAGACCAGGAGATATCACAATTATTGTCCGA AGGCTACAGCCTGGAGGAACTGGAGAAGCATATCTCTCTGCTCCACGAATACAACGACATTAAAGATGCTGGACAGATGCTGCTGGGCAAGCTGG ctGTTATCCGAGGGGTTACTACAAAGCAGCTCTACCCTGAATACGATCTGGAGCTTAGCGACTAG